From Shewanella psychrophila, a single genomic window includes:
- a CDS encoding DUF2999 family protein codes for MNPILAILKEHNVSDTQIKDLFQTLTENPMAAMATIGQLGIPPEKLQQLMGLVMQNPALIKEAVVELGLDFSKVEAAKAQLQK; via the coding sequence ATGAACCCCATTCTTGCGATCTTAAAAGAACACAATGTCAGTGATACACAGATCAAAGATCTGTTCCAGACGCTGACTGAAAACCCTATGGCAGCGATGGCCACAATCGGCCAGTTAGGCATCCCCCCAGAGAAACTACAACAGCTAATGGGGCTTGTCATGCAAAACCCTGCCCTGATAAAAGAAGCGGTTGTTGAGCTAGGTCTGGATTTCTCGAAAGTTGAAGCCGCAAAAGCACAGCTACAGAAATAA
- a CDS encoding transposase produces MPRPRSSQISLEDTPYYHCCSRVVRRAHLCGDDKYTGKNYDHRRAWVEVQILKLTEVFAIDVAAYAVMSNHLHLVLYIDLNTTNTWSDREVVEQWHKCFKGTDLTRKFTKGEVIYEYQVAQLKRLIATYRSRLSDVSWFMRCLNEPIARKANYEDNCTGHFWERRFKSQALLDEAAVLACMAYVELNPIRAKVAQTPENSDYTSLQLRVEAALKGKQPVKLLPFIGNEHAHQAKGIKFNLKDYLELVDETGRILRDDKRGSISANAAAILIRLNIPTDNWIKLTSDFGKIFHGPVGTLQELTNYCEHLEKRGRHFSQCCQYLQVS; encoded by the coding sequence ATGCCCCGTCCTCGAAGTTCGCAAATAAGTCTAGAAGACACACCTTATTATCACTGTTGTAGTCGAGTTGTCCGCCGCGCCCATCTCTGCGGAGACGACAAATATACAGGTAAAAATTATGATCATCGTCGAGCTTGGGTAGAAGTACAGATCCTTAAACTGACTGAGGTATTTGCTATTGATGTGGCTGCGTATGCCGTAATGAGTAATCATCTCCATCTCGTTTTGTATATTGATTTGAACACGACCAATACCTGGTCCGATAGGGAGGTGGTTGAACAATGGCATAAATGTTTTAAAGGTACAGACCTGACACGAAAGTTTACTAAAGGAGAGGTTATTTATGAGTACCAAGTGGCTCAATTAAAGCGTCTTATTGCCACCTATCGTTCACGTCTTAGTGATGTTAGTTGGTTTATGCGTTGTCTCAATGAACCCATAGCCAGGAAAGCAAATTATGAAGATAACTGCACCGGGCATTTCTGGGAGAGGCGGTTCAAAAGCCAAGCTTTACTAGATGAAGCGGCAGTTCTAGCGTGTATGGCGTATGTGGAATTGAACCCTATACGTGCGAAGGTAGCTCAAACACCTGAAAATTCTGACTATACAAGTCTTCAGCTTAGAGTTGAGGCGGCCTTGAAGGGGAAGCAACCGGTAAAACTACTGCCTTTTATTGGCAATGAGCATGCTCATCAAGCTAAAGGTATCAAGTTTAATCTTAAAGACTACTTGGAGTTGGTTGATGAAACGGGTCGTATACTTCGTGATGATAAGCGAGGTTCGATTTCAGCCAATGCTGCAGCAATATTGATTCGGCTAAATATCCCCACTGATAACTGGATAAAGCTCACCTCTGATTTTGGTAAGATTTTTCATGGCCCTGTTGGCACTCTGCAAGAACTTACGAACTATTGTGAACACTTAGAGAAGCGAGGACGGCATTTTTCTCAATGTTGTCAGTACTTACAAGTAAGCTGA
- a CDS encoding AraC family transcriptional regulator has translation MNKVREKLANEQISHADTSQVIAKTIDMPSSFVDDWHSHPWHQIIFPVSGLLQSDIGKMSFIVPHNGMLFVPANTPHKSVAVTQTRFLSLYLNPHLNSKPLNTKQLTTKQGIKFLDKPKSCLVTPFLKELLLHLIRGEQATQTEEMTTHLLLVLNDQLELANSYQIPLLIPGDRRLKMIFSQLKQQPDLQLTLSDWAKRVGASQRTLSRLCNKEFNQSFSLWRQNVRLVLALQYLESKLPINSIALELGYKSDSAFIHAFKKLFKQTPSQYRKSALD, from the coding sequence ATGAATAAAGTGCGAGAAAAATTAGCCAATGAACAAATAAGCCATGCTGACACTAGCCAAGTCATCGCTAAGACGATTGATATGCCAAGCAGTTTTGTTGATGACTGGCATTCACACCCCTGGCATCAGATCATTTTTCCAGTCTCAGGGCTACTGCAATCTGATATTGGTAAGATGAGCTTTATCGTTCCTCACAATGGTATGCTCTTTGTTCCGGCAAATACACCACATAAGTCAGTAGCCGTCACTCAAACCCGGTTCTTATCCCTCTACTTAAACCCACACTTAAATTCAAAACCGTTAAACACAAAGCAGTTGACCACAAAGCAGGGCATTAAATTTTTGGATAAGCCAAAATCTTGCCTAGTGACCCCATTTCTAAAAGAGCTACTCCTGCACTTGATACGAGGCGAACAGGCCACACAAACAGAAGAGATGACAACACATCTGCTTTTAGTCCTCAACGATCAACTCGAGCTAGCAAACAGTTATCAGATCCCACTATTAATCCCCGGTGATCGCAGACTAAAAATGATATTTTCTCAGCTAAAGCAACAGCCAGATTTACAGCTCACGTTATCTGATTGGGCGAAAAGGGTTGGCGCATCACAAAGGACACTATCGAGACTGTGTAACAAGGAATTTAATCAATCCTTTTCACTCTGGAGACAAAATGTCCGATTAGTGCTGGCACTGCAGTATTTAGAAAGCAAACTGCCCATTAACAGCATAGCCCTTGAGCTGGGGTATAAATCAGATTCAGCCTTTATCCATGCGTTTAAGAAGTTATTCAAGCAAACACCTAGCCAATACCGAAAGAGCGCCCTCGACTAA
- a CDS encoding glutamine amidotransferase-related protein codes for MHVHFIIHESYEGPGAFTQWITDRGFKQTSSRLYLGDALPSQLDFDLLIILGGPQSPLTRVQECAHFSAQNEINLISQCIEAGKAILGVCLGAQLIGEALGAKFESSPNTEIGYFPITLTDVGQSHSMLSHFKHQEVVGHWHNDMPGVLPSTKILASSAACPRQIVEYSELIYGFQCHLEFTKESMRELVNAGLDASLVTNEPWVQSREVLLATDTINMNTLLFSFLDDLVDNYRLTL; via the coding sequence ATGCATGTTCATTTTATTATCCATGAATCTTATGAAGGTCCCGGGGCGTTTACTCAGTGGATAACCGACCGAGGTTTTAAACAAACCAGTTCCCGGTTATATCTGGGGGATGCATTACCAAGTCAGCTTGATTTCGATTTGCTAATTATCCTTGGCGGGCCTCAATCTCCGTTAACCAGAGTACAAGAGTGCGCCCATTTCAGTGCGCAAAACGAAATCAATCTAATCAGCCAGTGTATTGAGGCGGGTAAAGCAATTCTTGGGGTATGTCTGGGGGCACAATTGATTGGTGAAGCACTGGGCGCCAAGTTTGAGTCTAGCCCAAATACTGAAATTGGTTACTTCCCAATTACTCTGACAGACGTAGGGCAGAGTCATTCCATGCTTAGTCATTTTAAGCATCAAGAGGTTGTGGGTCATTGGCACAATGATATGCCGGGAGTCTTGCCATCGACGAAAATTCTGGCAAGCAGTGCGGCTTGCCCACGTCAAATTGTCGAGTACTCTGAGCTGATTTATGGCTTCCAATGTCACCTGGAGTTCACCAAGGAAAGCATGCGAGAGCTAGTGAACGCTGGTTTGGATGCGAGTTTGGTGACGAATGAGCCTTGGGTTCAGAGTAGGGAAGTTCTGCTTGCAACTGATACTATAAATATGAACACATTATTGTTTTCTTTCCTTGATGATCTAGTCGATAACTATAGGCTTACATTGTAA
- a CDS encoding transposase: MSIKSMTPKLAQRIVNRVKTSDSLLSDVAKEFGVSTKTVYLLVRQSEQRGGRTNTLKSEINKLTQKLKQLILELKLTKH; the protein is encoded by the coding sequence ATGAGTATAAAGAGCATGACGCCAAAACTGGCACAGCGTATCGTCAATCGAGTAAAGACCAGCGACAGTCTGCTGTCGGATGTAGCCAAAGAATTTGGTGTATCGACCAAAACGGTATACTTGCTGGTCAGGCAGAGTGAACAAAGGGGCGGTCGTACCAACACATTAAAATCAGAGATCAACAAGCTAACCCAGAAACTTAAGCAACTAATCCTGGAGCTCAAGTTAACTAAACACTAA
- a CDS encoding DSD1 family PLP-dependent enzyme, translating into MMTLDNLDTPALLVDLDAMDANLVAMQQRVSAKGVKLRPHTKAHKIPALAMKQLSLGAEGICTAKLGEAEVMAEAGIEDILITTPIANPIKYQRLVALHLAYPEGKFCQVVDHADHILGIGKYAMDAGITVELLIEVESGQQRCGVAVGEPLVTLIELIQATDGVSYRGIQAYSGHLQHVKGFNERQAQARTAVVGIFEFIDSHLRPMNLAPDVISGGGTGTYEAYDGLGFTEIQAGSYIFMDAAYRGIGNREGRAINDEFSNALKVWTTVISHPTKERAVVDAGMKCLSIDMGMPLVEDREDIRYQTGGDEHGILHLADNHAGLAIGQRLMMLPSHCDTTLNSYSTLYGIRGDRVINSWDIAGRGRSD; encoded by the coding sequence ATGATGACGCTCGATAATTTGGACACCCCCGCCTTATTGGTGGATCTGGATGCTATGGACGCGAATTTGGTCGCCATGCAGCAGAGGGTCTCAGCTAAAGGTGTGAAATTAAGGCCACATACTAAGGCCCATAAAATTCCAGCTTTGGCGATGAAGCAATTAAGTTTAGGCGCCGAGGGGATCTGTACTGCTAAGTTAGGGGAAGCCGAAGTGATGGCTGAAGCGGGCATTGAAGACATTCTTATCACAACGCCCATTGCCAATCCTATCAAGTATCAACGTCTGGTCGCTCTGCATCTGGCCTATCCCGAAGGGAAATTTTGTCAGGTGGTGGATCACGCCGACCATATTTTGGGAATAGGCAAATATGCCATGGATGCAGGTATCACAGTCGAGCTATTGATCGAGGTAGAAAGTGGTCAGCAGCGCTGTGGCGTTGCAGTGGGTGAGCCTCTAGTGACACTCATTGAGCTGATTCAAGCAACAGATGGCGTAAGTTACCGTGGAATTCAGGCATACAGTGGTCACCTGCAACATGTGAAGGGGTTTAATGAGCGGCAGGCACAGGCTCGAACGGCTGTGGTGGGGATATTTGAATTTATCGATAGTCATCTCAGGCCGATGAACTTGGCTCCTGACGTGATCAGTGGCGGCGGGACTGGCACCTATGAAGCTTATGACGGTCTGGGGTTTACCGAAATCCAGGCTGGATCTTACATCTTTATGGATGCGGCGTACCGAGGCATTGGCAACCGCGAAGGACGAGCCATCAACGATGAGTTTAGCAATGCCTTGAAGGTGTGGACCACAGTTATTAGTCATCCTACCAAGGAGCGTGCCGTGGTAGATGCCGGTATGAAATGTCTATCAATCGATATGGGAATGCCACTGGTAGAAGATCGTGAGGATATCCGCTATCAGACAGGTGGTGATGAACATGGCATCTTACATCTGGCTGACAATCATGCAGGTTTGGCAATAGGTCAGCGCTTGATGATGCTTCCTAGTCACTGTGATACGACCTTGAATAGCTATTCAACTTTATACGGTATTCGCGGTGATAGAGTGATAAATAGCTGGGATATCGCCGGACGAGGAAGAAGCGACTGA
- the nrfA gene encoding ammonia-forming cytochrome c nitrite reductase, whose protein sequence is MTLRLTPVSFLISLALVPSSFAYAQDEGQGLDPRSEQYTKKFPKQYKSWKKTTDYSDKVDEVAENPNLVILWAGYAFSRDYTRARGHQYAVTDLRETLRTGSPDEKQPDMMPMACWSCKGPDVPRMIAEQGEDGFFSGKWSKGGSEIVNTIGCQDCHEPGSSKLRMARPFAERAMESIGLKWDDASRKDKQAMVCGQCHVEYYFEGKNKKAKFPWDNGVKADQAEAYFDSINFTDWTHQLSKTPMLKAQHPDYETWSQGIHGQNNVTCIDCHMPKIVNEQGRKYTDHRVGNPFDRFEQTCASCHEQTKEQLQDIVAQRTAKINELKVNAETQLVHAHYETAAVLAAGATDAEVHDIQQDIRHAQWRWDHATASHGIAMHNPDEALRVLGTAIDRAANARIKLARLLSSKGVKQPVAIPEISTKAKAQAAIGLDMDKLNTEKAQFIEKVIPQWDEEAKLREAKYDNN, encoded by the coding sequence ATGACTTTAAGGCTCACGCCAGTTAGTTTCCTCATATCATTAGCCCTTGTACCTTCATCTTTTGCCTATGCGCAAGATGAAGGTCAGGGGCTTGACCCACGCAGTGAACAGTACACTAAGAAGTTTCCTAAGCAGTATAAAAGCTGGAAAAAAACCACTGATTACAGTGACAAAGTTGATGAGGTAGCTGAAAATCCAAACCTAGTTATTTTATGGGCTGGCTATGCCTTCTCAAGAGATTACACCCGTGCCAGAGGGCATCAATATGCTGTTACTGATCTAAGAGAGACCCTTAGAACCGGCTCTCCCGATGAAAAGCAGCCCGACATGATGCCTATGGCTTGTTGGAGTTGTAAGGGACCCGATGTACCAAGAATGATCGCCGAGCAGGGCGAGGATGGATTTTTCTCAGGTAAGTGGAGTAAAGGTGGCTCAGAGATAGTCAACACTATCGGTTGCCAAGATTGCCACGAACCAGGCTCTTCAAAGTTGCGAATGGCGCGCCCCTTTGCCGAGCGTGCCATGGAGAGCATAGGTTTAAAGTGGGATGATGCAAGTCGAAAAGATAAACAAGCCATGGTCTGTGGACAGTGTCATGTCGAGTATTACTTCGAGGGTAAAAATAAAAAAGCTAAATTCCCATGGGATAATGGAGTAAAAGCTGATCAGGCTGAAGCTTACTTCGACTCTATTAACTTTACCGACTGGACACATCAGCTATCGAAGACGCCGATGCTTAAAGCACAACATCCAGACTATGAGACATGGAGTCAGGGAATACATGGCCAAAACAATGTCACCTGTATCGATTGCCATATGCCAAAAATAGTCAACGAGCAAGGTCGCAAGTATACCGATCATCGGGTGGGTAACCCTTTCGATCGTTTCGAGCAAACTTGTGCAAGTTGTCACGAGCAGACTAAAGAGCAATTACAAGATATTGTTGCCCAGCGAACAGCTAAGATTAATGAGCTTAAAGTAAATGCTGAGACCCAGTTAGTACATGCTCACTATGAAACAGCAGCTGTGCTAGCAGCAGGTGCAACAGATGCAGAAGTTCATGACATTCAGCAAGATATTCGTCATGCACAATGGCGCTGGGATCATGCTACCGCTTCACATGGCATAGCCATGCATAATCCTGATGAAGCACTCAGAGTATTAGGCACGGCTATCGACAGAGCCGCCAATGCCCGCATTAAGTTGGCTAGACTACTGAGCAGTAAAGGAGTCAAGCAACCTGTCGCTATTCCAGAGATTTCAACCAAGGCAAAAGCACAAGCCGCTATCGGCTTAGATATGGATAAACTTAACACAGAGAAAGCGCAATTTATTGAAAAGGTCATCCCTCAATGGGATGAAGAGGCAAAGTTAAGAGAAGCCAAATACGATAATAATTAA
- a CDS encoding DUF2799 domain-containing protein, with protein MKFKILAVLTALSLTQCSSMNMEQCQLADWYSIGMSDGNNGAVSYTVNDYIKDCNEFGLAVNSEKWTAGYQAGLKNYCQTENGYKLGLQGAYYNGVCSNNEFLKRYNEGHRKYEIKQRISSIESRLEDINHEITSLNKKINAGQEVANNKEDKKSLKREENKLEKELMLLRIGAADILPIQFIF; from the coding sequence ATGAAATTTAAAATTCTTGCAGTATTAACAGCCCTAAGCCTGACTCAATGCTCAAGTATGAATATGGAGCAATGCCAACTTGCAGATTGGTATTCTATAGGTATGAGTGACGGCAATAACGGCGCAGTGTCTTACACCGTCAATGACTATATCAAAGACTGTAATGAGTTCGGTTTAGCCGTGAATAGCGAAAAGTGGACTGCAGGCTATCAAGCCGGACTTAAGAACTACTGCCAGACAGAAAATGGTTACAAGCTGGGATTACAAGGGGCTTACTACAATGGTGTTTGCTCCAATAACGAATTCCTAAAAAGATATAATGAAGGTCATCGTAAATACGAGATAAAACAGCGGATCTCAAGTATTGAATCGAGACTGGAAGATATCAATCATGAAATAACCAGCCTCAATAAAAAAATTAATGCAGGCCAAGAGGTCGCTAATAACAAAGAAGACAAAAAGAGCCTGAAACGAGAAGAAAATAAGTTAGAAAAAGAGCTAATGCTGCTGCGTATCGGTGCTGCAGATATCCTCCCGATTCAATTCATCTTCTAA
- a CDS encoding M28 family peptidase, with protein sequence MNRHSFTAKRFVSVLLVTGSLSCVLFATSSKAQGTAPTTAPSQEDMRLYDIATAPSADRLRSDVEKLVSFGTRHTLSETKSDTQGIGAARRWIKAEFERISADCGGCLEVITLSDTATGKRIPKPTEVVNVIAIQRGTLAPKRVVMMSGDIDSRVTDVMDSTSISPGANDNASGVAGALEAARVLSKYQFSGTIVYAALSGEEQGLYGGATLAQYAKDNDWQVQAVLNNDMIGNIEGINGVIDNHTVRVFSEGVRIAETADEAKERYFSGGENDSASRNLARKIKTLADQYMTNLDVMMVYRLDRFGRGGHHLPFNKAGFPAVRIMETNENYNRQHQDIRVENGIAYGDVIEGVDFDFNAKLTALNAISLASMAWAPAPPETVTIEGKVSASTTLNWQPSKQQDIVGYRIYWRLTTQSEWSHSRYVGKVNSFKLDNMVIDNYLYGVASVSANGNTSPVVFPGVAGAF encoded by the coding sequence ATGAATCGCCACTCATTCACTGCTAAACGCTTCGTTTCCGTGCTGCTGGTGACTGGTTCGCTCAGCTGTGTATTATTCGCCACCAGCAGTAAGGCCCAAGGTACGGCTCCAACTACCGCCCCTTCTCAGGAAGATATGCGCCTCTATGATATTGCTACGGCACCAAGCGCCGACAGGCTGCGCAGTGATGTTGAGAAACTAGTAAGCTTTGGCACACGCCATACCTTGTCAGAGACAAAATCTGATACCCAAGGTATAGGCGCAGCGAGGCGCTGGATTAAAGCCGAGTTTGAACGTATATCCGCTGACTGCGGTGGCTGCTTGGAGGTCATAACTCTGTCCGACACAGCCACAGGCAAGCGCATACCTAAGCCAACGGAAGTGGTTAATGTCATCGCCATCCAGCGCGGTACGCTCGCGCCTAAACGTGTAGTCATGATGAGCGGCGATATCGATTCTCGCGTCACCGATGTGATGGACTCGACCTCAATTTCACCCGGCGCTAACGATAATGCATCCGGTGTTGCAGGTGCTCTTGAAGCGGCTCGCGTGCTATCTAAATATCAGTTTTCCGGCACTATCGTCTACGCCGCACTATCCGGTGAAGAGCAGGGCCTCTATGGCGGCGCAACACTGGCTCAATATGCCAAGGATAATGACTGGCAAGTACAAGCGGTACTCAACAACGACATGATAGGCAACATCGAAGGCATCAATGGCGTCATCGACAATCACACGGTACGAGTATTTTCTGAAGGGGTTCGCATCGCAGAAACAGCCGATGAAGCCAAGGAACGTTATTTCAGCGGCGGCGAGAATGACTCGGCATCGCGTAATCTGGCACGCAAGATTAAGACCTTAGCCGATCAATACATGACAAATCTGGATGTTATGATGGTTTATCGTTTAGATCGCTTCGGCCGCGGCGGCCATCACTTGCCCTTTAATAAGGCTGGTTTTCCCGCTGTACGTATCATGGAAACCAACGAAAACTACAACCGTCAGCATCAGGATATCCGTGTCGAAAACGGCATAGCCTACGGCGATGTGATTGAAGGCGTGGATTTTGACTTTAATGCTAAGCTCACCGCACTCAACGCCATCAGTCTTGCTTCCATGGCCTGGGCGCCAGCGCCGCCTGAAACCGTCACCATAGAAGGCAAGGTCTCAGCCAGTACCACACTCAATTGGCAGCCAAGTAAGCAACAAGATATTGTTGGTTACCGCATCTACTGGCGCTTAACCACCCAATCAGAGTGGAGTCACAGCCGCTATGTGGGCAAGGTGAATTCATTCAAATTAGATAATATGGTTATCGACAACTATCTATATGGCGTCGCCAGCGTAAGCGCAAACGGCAATACCAGTCCGGTAGTCTTCCCCGGTGTAGCTGGAGCATTTTGA